GAAACGTCAGCAGATTCCCGTCCACTTCAACACGCGTGGGAAAAACCCGACCATCAACAGCGTTCAGATAAGCACGATGAAGATCAGACCAGTCTTCAGGTAGTTGTGAGGGTGCAATTAAAAAACGCAAGTTGCCCATAAAACGGGTCGCAATCGTTATCTGATTTTTTGAGAAAGTTGTTAACTTCAGGCCTTACCATCCATTATCGCGTTTAAGGAGCCGCAGGCAAGTGTAGACTCGTATGTATGTACATTGTAACGAGATACGTGACTGAGTAAGCAGGAACCTGACGATCACTCATTTTGTATGGGATTTGTCGGTTATGATTTGTCGTCAATTGTTTAGCAGGCGGCTTCTCGGTAAACTTCCAGTGTTCAAATTCATTGGATTTTAATCATGGTGGTCTTCGTTTATGGCTTCTGCAGCTCTTATTGAAAGTTCGCTTTCCGGAATTCCCGTCAAACGGGGTAAAGTTCGAGATGTGTATGATTTTGGGGACCGATTACTGTTTGTCGCCACAGATCGTATCAGTGCGTTTGACTGGATTTTGTCCCCTGGCATTCCGGATAAAGGGCGGGTATTAACTCAGATCAGTCGGTTCTGGTTTGAACGATTTGAGTCGGTTTCCAATCATTTACTGAGCATGAATCCGGCTGATGTACCACTTCCCGATGATGCTGATCTGGAGGCGCTGAGCGGTCGCTGTATGGTCGTTCGAAAAACAGAAGTAATTCCCTTTGAATGTGTTGTTCGCGGTTATCTTTCCGGTTCCGGCTGGAAAGATTATCTGGCGACGGGCGCCGTCTGTGGAATCGATCTACTGGAAGGTCTGCAGCAAAGCGATCAGCTCCCAGAGCCACTCTTTACCCCGGCAACCAAAGCGGAAACAGGCCACGATGAAAATGTTTCCTTTCAGACTATGAGTGATGCCATCGGTCAGGAACTGGCAGAAAAACTACGTGACTTGAGTATTCAGATTTATCAGCAGGGATCCGAATACGCACAGCAGCGAGGCATCATTCTGGCAGATACAAAATTTGAATTTGGGATTCTGGACGGCGAACCGATTCTGATTGATGAAGTTCTCACACCTGACAGCTCTCGTTTCTGGCCGGCCGACCGCTATCAACCGGGAGGGGCTCAACTGTCACTGGACAAACAGTTTGTACGTGACTGGCTGGAGACGACTACGTGGGATAAAAACAGCCCGCCTCCTCCACTGCCTGAAGAAATCGTGTCCAAAACACGCGAGAAATACTTTGAAGCATACAAGATGTTGACCGGGAAAGAATGTACCTGGTAGACCGGTTGCATTTCTTCGCTGGTTTGACAGGAAATTATGGCTATTCTAGAGGCTTCTGTTTATACTGGGCGATGCAGGTTTTTACGAATCCGGGGCAGAGTTTCCGTTGTCCCCGGTTCATTATTTCATTTCTACTACATCCTGCAAGCTGAAGTGAGTTCTGCACTTATATTCTTTATTAATACCTGGTTTTTTTCTGCGGGCTTAACAGGAGAATGGAACAATGTCTTCATCAGAAGCCTCACCTCAAAAAGGGGCATCATCCGCGAATAAGATTACTCATCTGGGAGAGTTTCGGCTGAAACGCAAGCTGGGTGCCGGTGGTATGGGCGATGTCTATCTGGCCGAGCAGGAGAGTCTGGATCGTAAAGTAGCGATCAAGACTCTGAAGAAAAAGTTCGCCAACGACCCGAAATTTGTAGAGCGTTTTTATCGTGAAGCGAAAGCGATGGCCAAGCTTGACCATCCCAATGTGGTCCGCTGTTATGCTGTCGGGGAGGATCACGGATTTCATTATGTTGCCATCGAATATATCGATGGCAAGAGCATGCAGGACTGGATGGATGAGCTCAAACAGCTTTCCATTGGTGATGCCACATTGATTATTCTGGCCTGTCTGGATGCGCTTTCACATGCACATGAGTCAAAACTGATTCATCGCGATATCAAACCCGACAATATTTTGGTGACCAGTAAAGGCGTCGTGAAGGTAGCTGATCTGGGGCTTGCCAAAGCCGTTGATGAAGATAACTCAATGACCCAAAGTGGCACGGGACTGGGGACGCCCCTTTATATGCCTCCCGAGCAGGCAAGGAATGCCAAGCATGTCGATCATCGGACGGACATTTATGCCTTAGGGGGAACTTTTTATAACTTCCTGACGGGCAAGTTTCCATTCAGTGGCGATACGGCTCTGGAACTGATCATGGCTAAGGAGTCTGGGAAGTTTGAGTCCGTCCGCAAGCTTAATCCGGAAGTACCCGAGAAACTGGATCTGTTAATTGAAAAGATGATGGCCAAAAACCCGGATCATCGATTTAAGAATTGTGCCGAGATTATGTCTTTGTTGGAAGACATGGAATTGGAATCGCCGTCGTTAAGCTTTATCGATGGTGAGGCTGCGTCTGGAGCACCACGAGTCCGTCGCAAAGGCAAAAGCAAAGTGTCATCCGCGGCTGCTCCCAAGCGAAGTAGTGGGCATGAAGTTTCGTCTGCCAAAGACGCGGAGCGATCAACCAGCAAAAACAAGAAAGAGGTTGTGGAGCAACGAGTCTGGTTCATTCAACATCAGAACGCAGCCGGCAAAACGATCGTCAGCAAAATGACGGTTGCCCAGATCAAGCAGGGAGTGAAAGCCGGTGTGATTAATACGACTGCCAAAGTCAAACGCACCGCCGAGGGGCAGTTTATCGGGCTGGCACAGTGTCCGGAATTTGATTCGGTCATGCAGGTCCGCACAATCAAAGACAAAGCTGATGCGCGTGCGACAAATATGCAGGATAAAATCAACGAAATCAGTCGTGATTATGACCGCAGGAATCGTCGCCGATTTTTTAAGAATCTGGCAGAAGGGACCTGGGGCTGGATTACCCTGATTATTTACCTGGGGGTCATAGCCGGAATATGCTACCTCGGTTATCTGTTTATTCCGGAATTATGGCGCTGGATTGCCGTAAAATTGAATTTATCCTGATTTTTTACCAATGAACGGATTCGGGATGCGTAGGTAAATCACAGGGGCTTACTATTTCTCAAATTCTGACTGTCGGTATGTCGATGAATTCTGTATGACTGTACGATTATTTCCTGAATCCGTTAACTGTTTTTATTGTGCTACTTTGAGTCTGAGAAGAGCGAGTCTCGCCGCACTGGTTTTCCTGCTCTTGATCGGACTTGGGTTCGTACCTATAGGGGCAGTCCAAGCCGGGGAAGTGGAGCTGAAGCATGGCACCATCATCCGCGGTGATCTGGCACCGATTCTTGGCCTCACGGATAAGTTAGCTGCCAGGATTGAGGGTGACATTGTTGATCCGCGCGAGTCATCGCGCACGTTCACAGGGGCACCGATAATCCTGGTCGATAACGGGATGATTCGCTATTTCGTTTCTCGCAGGAATGTGGAGCGATTCAATCTGAACCAGGAATTTTTATCCGAGCAGGAGATATTCCCACTCAAACAGCAGGTGACCGGTCGCGGACAGATGTTAAAAACCGTCGGCTCATTCATTGATGTGACCGATTTTGACAAGTTCGGACGACGAACAGTGACTCTCAGTACGAATAAAGGGAATCTGGCATTACTGCAGGGAGTCACCGAGATCACTCCTCGGTATTTGAAAGTGACCGGCCTCAAGCATCAATGGGATCTGGGAATTCGAACGACCTCTGTGAAAGAAGAAGTTCTGGCGGCGATGTTGAAACAAGCCATTGATCCGCTAGACCCGAATGAACGGATCGCCATCGCTCGGTTTTATATTCAAGCGGGCCTGTATCTTCCCGCAGCCCAGGCATTTGCGGATATCGAACAGGATTTTCCTGAGTACAAAGATAAAATTGCAGTGTTTGTGAAAGACTTACGCACGCTGCATAGTCAGCAGTTGCTCAATGAACTTCAACAGCGGCGCAAAGCCGGTCAGCATCAATTGGCACAGGAGGCGATTGCCAGATTTCCGACGAATAACGTCAGCCAGTCCATTCTAAGGCAGCTTCGTGAAGTCGAAGAAGATTATCATAAACGGCAAGAACAGATCGAGAAAGCACAGTTCCGCCTGGGAGAACTCGAAGCTGAGATCAAGGATGAGAAGACCAAGAATCTGTTACAGGCTTATCGCCGCGAGGTCATCACTCAGCTCAATTTTGATTCCATCGATCGATTAGCTGCCTTTCTGAACCTGGAAAGCGATGATTCTCTGTCTGCTCGAGAAAAACTGGCGATTGCCTATTCAGGTTGGATTGTCGGATCCGCGCGTGTGGTGACCGACTTGGATACGGCACTCAATTTGTGGACTGCACGGGCACAAGTGCTGGAATATTTGCGCAACGAAGATGAGCATGAACGCGATTTCATGATTGAAACGCTCCAAAAGCTGGAAGGTGTTTCGACGGAAGTGGTCAAGCAGATGATCCCTCTTTTGCCACCCATTCTGGATGCGCCCGTACGCAAGAATGATGATGCCTTTACGATTCAGGTGACCAATCCCGGTGCGGAAGTCCCGGTTTCTTACTCGGTCTTATTGCCGATTGAATATAATCCGCATCATAGTTATCCGATGATCGTTGCACTGCACCCTTCGCACAAGACAGCTCAATTTGAGCTGGGTTGGTGGGGGAAGTACAAAAACGGTCCTGGTCAGTCACAGCGCCGTGGTTATATTGTGATCTCACCAGAGTATCTTCAGAAAGATCAGAAGGATTACGAAGACAATATCACGGCACACTATGCCGTCATCCAATCTATTCGCGATGCCCGGAAGCGTTTTAATGTCGATTCCGATCGCGTGTTTCTTGCCGGACATGGTACGGGGGCGGATGCGGCTTTTGATATCGGCATGTCACATCCAGGTTTGTTTGCCGGCGTGATCCCCATTGCAGGAAAAACCAGCGCTTTTAATCTGCACTACTGGCAGAATGCAAAACATTTGCCCTGGTATATCGTGGGAGGCGAACTCGACCGCGATACGCTGGATCATAATTCGCTGGTTGTCAACCGGATGATGCGATATGGACACGATGTGATTTACGCCGAGTATATAGGGCGGGGTTATGAACATTATTACGAAGAAATTCATAACCTGTTTAACTGGATGGAGCTGCAGCAGCGACTCAAGTATCCGAAAGAGATCGAAGAAAATATTCTGCGTCCGATTGATAATCGGTTTTACTGGGTACGTACCGAAGAGCTTCCTCCGCAGATCATGCGGCCGGTTGTCGTTAAAAATCAGCGCATTCGAGTCAGGCCGGTATCACTCAATGTCAGTGTGAAAGAGGGGAATGTGATCTACGTCAGATCGGGAGGTAAGATCAACACGCTTTGGCTTTCTCCTGAAATTGTAGACTATGAAAAACGACTGGTTGTGCGGATCGGCGGCAAACAGAAGTTTAATAAATTTTTGCGTCCGGATATGAAAGCGATGCTGGACGATTTTCGCAATCGGGGCGATCGACAGAAACTGTTTGATGTCCGTCTGGATTTCTTTTAAGCCGAACTTTGTTGTGCTCAGTTACCAGCAAAATACATAATTCGCGC
This window of the Gimesia fumaroli genome carries:
- a CDS encoding phosphoribosylaminoimidazolesuccinocarboxamide synthase; its protein translation is MASAALIESSLSGIPVKRGKVRDVYDFGDRLLFVATDRISAFDWILSPGIPDKGRVLTQISRFWFERFESVSNHLLSMNPADVPLPDDADLEALSGRCMVVRKTEVIPFECVVRGYLSGSGWKDYLATGAVCGIDLLEGLQQSDQLPEPLFTPATKAETGHDENVSFQTMSDAIGQELAEKLRDLSIQIYQQGSEYAQQRGIILADTKFEFGILDGEPILIDEVLTPDSSRFWPADRYQPGGAQLSLDKQFVRDWLETTTWDKNSPPPPLPEEIVSKTREKYFEAYKMLTGKECTW
- a CDS encoding serine/threonine protein kinase codes for the protein MSSSEASPQKGASSANKITHLGEFRLKRKLGAGGMGDVYLAEQESLDRKVAIKTLKKKFANDPKFVERFYREAKAMAKLDHPNVVRCYAVGEDHGFHYVAIEYIDGKSMQDWMDELKQLSIGDATLIILACLDALSHAHESKLIHRDIKPDNILVTSKGVVKVADLGLAKAVDEDNSMTQSGTGLGTPLYMPPEQARNAKHVDHRTDIYALGGTFYNFLTGKFPFSGDTALELIMAKESGKFESVRKLNPEVPEKLDLLIEKMMAKNPDHRFKNCAEIMSLLEDMELESPSLSFIDGEAASGAPRVRRKGKSKVSSAAAPKRSSGHEVSSAKDAERSTSKNKKEVVEQRVWFIQHQNAAGKTIVSKMTVAQIKQGVKAGVINTTAKVKRTAEGQFIGLAQCPEFDSVMQVRTIKDKADARATNMQDKINEISRDYDRRNRRRFFKNLAEGTWGWITLIIYLGVIAGICYLGYLFIPELWRWIAVKLNLS
- a CDS encoding carboxylesterase family protein, producing the protein MTVRLFPESVNCFYCATLSLRRASLAALVFLLLIGLGFVPIGAVQAGEVELKHGTIIRGDLAPILGLTDKLAARIEGDIVDPRESSRTFTGAPIILVDNGMIRYFVSRRNVERFNLNQEFLSEQEIFPLKQQVTGRGQMLKTVGSFIDVTDFDKFGRRTVTLSTNKGNLALLQGVTEITPRYLKVTGLKHQWDLGIRTTSVKEEVLAAMLKQAIDPLDPNERIAIARFYIQAGLYLPAAQAFADIEQDFPEYKDKIAVFVKDLRTLHSQQLLNELQQRRKAGQHQLAQEAIARFPTNNVSQSILRQLREVEEDYHKRQEQIEKAQFRLGELEAEIKDEKTKNLLQAYRREVITQLNFDSIDRLAAFLNLESDDSLSAREKLAIAYSGWIVGSARVVTDLDTALNLWTARAQVLEYLRNEDEHERDFMIETLQKLEGVSTEVVKQMIPLLPPILDAPVRKNDDAFTIQVTNPGAEVPVSYSVLLPIEYNPHHSYPMIVALHPSHKTAQFELGWWGKYKNGPGQSQRRGYIVISPEYLQKDQKDYEDNITAHYAVIQSIRDARKRFNVDSDRVFLAGHGTGADAAFDIGMSHPGLFAGVIPIAGKTSAFNLHYWQNAKHLPWYIVGGELDRDTLDHNSLVVNRMMRYGHDVIYAEYIGRGYEHYYEEIHNLFNWMELQQRLKYPKEIEENILRPIDNRFYWVRTEELPPQIMRPVVVKNQRIRVRPVSLNVSVKEGNVIYVRSGGKINTLWLSPEIVDYEKRLVVRIGGKQKFNKFLRPDMKAMLDDFRNRGDRQKLFDVRLDFF